The following coding sequences lie in one Arachis ipaensis cultivar K30076 chromosome B05, Araip1.1, whole genome shotgun sequence genomic window:
- the LOC107643689 gene encoding COBW domain-containing protein 1 isoform X2: MKQSNIEHEEDEGEEPPVAVLIHPEEHEPVFEKRSVGVTLITGYLGAGKSTHGKRIAVILNEFGEEIGVERAMINEGEGGALVEEWVELANGCICCTVKHSLVQALEQLVQRKERLDHILLETTGLANPAPLASVLWLDEQLEAAVKLDSIVTVVDAKNLRFQLTEHRSSSSFPEAYFQIAFADAIILNKVDLVSAEGSGALQELEEELHNINSLAEIIHSVRCQVDLSKILNREAYDSARAIHLETLLEGNRSLSTKKLHDSGIRTICIYERQAIHLDKTRIWLEEILWEKKYDMDVYRCKGVLSVRNSDQLHTLQAVRELYDIVPARKWEKEEIPMNKIVFIGHNLKEDVLINSLKACAAS; this comes from the exons ATGAAGCAGTCGAATATTGAGCACGAGGAAGACGAAGGAGAAGAACCGCCGGTTGCTGTTCTGATTCACCCAGAAGAACACGAACCCGTTTTTGAGAAACGCTCCGTTGGGGTCACTCTCATCACCGGCTATCTCGGTGCTGGCAAGTCCACC CATGGGAAGAGGATTGCTGTCATATTGAATGAATTTGGTGAGGAAATCGGAGTGGAGAGAGCCATGATTAATGAAGGGGAGGGTGGCGCGCTTGTTGAAGAATGGGTCGAGCTTGCCAATGGGTGTATATGTTGCACGGTCAAGCACAGTTTGGTTCAAGCCTTAGAGCAGCTCGTGCAGAGAAAGGAAAG GCTTGACCATATATTACTAGAAACGACTGGATTGGCAAACCCAGCACCATTGGCATCTGTTCTTTGGTTGGATGAACAATTAGAAGCAGCAGTGAAGCTTGATTCCATTGTCACT GTTGTGGATGCCAAAAATCTTCGATTTCAACTTACTGAGCATCGCAGTTCATCTTCGTTCCCCGAAGCTTATTTTCAGATAGCATTTGCG GATGCTATAATTCTTAACAAAGTTGATTTGGTATCTGCAGAGGGCTCTGGAGCTCTGCAGGAACTCGAGGAGGAATTACATAATATTAACTCCCTTGCAGAGATTATTCATTCCGTCCGATGTCAAGTTGACTTGTCTAAGATATTGAACCGTGAAGCTTATGATAGTGCA CGTGCCATTCATTTAGAGACATTGTTAGAAGGAAATCGTTCTTTGTCTACTAAAAAGCTTCATGATAGTGGCATTAGAACCATTTGTATTTATGAGAGGCAGGCAATTCATCTTGATAAG ACCCGTATATGGCTTGAGGAGATACTCTGGGAGAAGAAATATGACATGGATGTCTATCGATGCAAAGGAGTGTTAAGTGTCCGAAACTCTGATCAGCTGCATACTTTGCAG GCTGTGAGGGAGCTGTATGATATCGTTCCTGCACGCAAGTGGGAGAAGGAAGAAATCCCGATGAACAAGATTGTCTTTATAG GTCATAATCTGAAAGAAGATGTTCTAATTAATTCCTTGAAGGCTTGTGCAGCCTCCTAA
- the LOC107643689 gene encoding COBW domain-containing protein 1 isoform X1 yields the protein MKQSNIEHEEDEGEEPPVAVLIHPEEHEPVFEKRSVGVTLITGYLGAGKSTLVNHILNSQHGKRIAVILNEFGEEIGVERAMINEGEGGALVEEWVELANGCICCTVKHSLVQALEQLVQRKERLDHILLETTGLANPAPLASVLWLDEQLEAAVKLDSIVTVVDAKNLRFQLTEHRSSSSFPEAYFQIAFADAIILNKVDLVSAEGSGALQELEEELHNINSLAEIIHSVRCQVDLSKILNREAYDSARAIHLETLLEGNRSLSTKKLHDSGIRTICIYERQAIHLDKTRIWLEEILWEKKYDMDVYRCKGVLSVRNSDQLHTLQAVRELYDIVPARKWEKEEIPMNKIVFIGHNLKEDVLINSLKACAAS from the exons ATGAAGCAGTCGAATATTGAGCACGAGGAAGACGAAGGAGAAGAACCGCCGGTTGCTGTTCTGATTCACCCAGAAGAACACGAACCCGTTTTTGAGAAACGCTCCGTTGGGGTCACTCTCATCACCGGCTATCTCGGTGCTGGCAAGTCCACC CTGGTGAATCACATTTTGAATTCCCAGCATGGGAAGAGGATTGCTGTCATATTGAATGAATTTGGTGAGGAAATCGGAGTGGAGAGAGCCATGATTAATGAAGGGGAGGGTGGCGCGCTTGTTGAAGAATGGGTCGAGCTTGCCAATGGGTGTATATGTTGCACGGTCAAGCACAGTTTGGTTCAAGCCTTAGAGCAGCTCGTGCAGAGAAAGGAAAG GCTTGACCATATATTACTAGAAACGACTGGATTGGCAAACCCAGCACCATTGGCATCTGTTCTTTGGTTGGATGAACAATTAGAAGCAGCAGTGAAGCTTGATTCCATTGTCACT GTTGTGGATGCCAAAAATCTTCGATTTCAACTTACTGAGCATCGCAGTTCATCTTCGTTCCCCGAAGCTTATTTTCAGATAGCATTTGCG GATGCTATAATTCTTAACAAAGTTGATTTGGTATCTGCAGAGGGCTCTGGAGCTCTGCAGGAACTCGAGGAGGAATTACATAATATTAACTCCCTTGCAGAGATTATTCATTCCGTCCGATGTCAAGTTGACTTGTCTAAGATATTGAACCGTGAAGCTTATGATAGTGCA CGTGCCATTCATTTAGAGACATTGTTAGAAGGAAATCGTTCTTTGTCTACTAAAAAGCTTCATGATAGTGGCATTAGAACCATTTGTATTTATGAGAGGCAGGCAATTCATCTTGATAAG ACCCGTATATGGCTTGAGGAGATACTCTGGGAGAAGAAATATGACATGGATGTCTATCGATGCAAAGGAGTGTTAAGTGTCCGAAACTCTGATCAGCTGCATACTTTGCAG GCTGTGAGGGAGCTGTATGATATCGTTCCTGCACGCAAGTGGGAGAAGGAAGAAATCCCGATGAACAAGATTGTCTTTATAG GTCATAATCTGAAAGAAGATGTTCTAATTAATTCCTTGAAGGCTTGTGCAGCCTCCTAA
- the LOC107643689 gene encoding COBW domain-containing protein 1 isoform X3, whose amino-acid sequence MLESLVNLFVIQLVNHILNSQHGKRIAVILNEFGEEIGVERAMINEGEGGALVEEWVELANGCICCTVKHSLVQALEQLVQRKERLDHILLETTGLANPAPLASVLWLDEQLEAAVKLDSIVTVVDAKNLRFQLTEHRSSSSFPEAYFQIAFADAIILNKVDLVSAEGSGALQELEEELHNINSLAEIIHSVRCQVDLSKILNREAYDSARAIHLETLLEGNRSLSTKKLHDSGIRTICIYERQAIHLDKTRIWLEEILWEKKYDMDVYRCKGVLSVRNSDQLHTLQAVRELYDIVPARKWEKEEIPMNKIVFIGHNLKEDVLINSLKACAAS is encoded by the exons ATGTTGGAATCTTTGGTTAACCTATTTGTAATTCAGCTGGTGAATCACATTTTGAATTCCCAGCATGGGAAGAGGATTGCTGTCATATTGAATGAATTTGGTGAGGAAATCGGAGTGGAGAGAGCCATGATTAATGAAGGGGAGGGTGGCGCGCTTGTTGAAGAATGGGTCGAGCTTGCCAATGGGTGTATATGTTGCACGGTCAAGCACAGTTTGGTTCAAGCCTTAGAGCAGCTCGTGCAGAGAAAGGAAAG GCTTGACCATATATTACTAGAAACGACTGGATTGGCAAACCCAGCACCATTGGCATCTGTTCTTTGGTTGGATGAACAATTAGAAGCAGCAGTGAAGCTTGATTCCATTGTCACT GTTGTGGATGCCAAAAATCTTCGATTTCAACTTACTGAGCATCGCAGTTCATCTTCGTTCCCCGAAGCTTATTTTCAGATAGCATTTGCG GATGCTATAATTCTTAACAAAGTTGATTTGGTATCTGCAGAGGGCTCTGGAGCTCTGCAGGAACTCGAGGAGGAATTACATAATATTAACTCCCTTGCAGAGATTATTCATTCCGTCCGATGTCAAGTTGACTTGTCTAAGATATTGAACCGTGAAGCTTATGATAGTGCA CGTGCCATTCATTTAGAGACATTGTTAGAAGGAAATCGTTCTTTGTCTACTAAAAAGCTTCATGATAGTGGCATTAGAACCATTTGTATTTATGAGAGGCAGGCAATTCATCTTGATAAG ACCCGTATATGGCTTGAGGAGATACTCTGGGAGAAGAAATATGACATGGATGTCTATCGATGCAAAGGAGTGTTAAGTGTCCGAAACTCTGATCAGCTGCATACTTTGCAG GCTGTGAGGGAGCTGTATGATATCGTTCCTGCACGCAAGTGGGAGAAGGAAGAAATCCCGATGAACAAGATTGTCTTTATAG GTCATAATCTGAAAGAAGATGTTCTAATTAATTCCTTGAAGGCTTGTGCAGCCTCCTAA